A window of Mobiluncus massiliensis genomic DNA:
CTTTTGCCGCACATCGCGACCAATCCACATGGCAATCCGACCGCTGAAATAGGCCGAGACGACCATGCCGAGGGTCTGAATGACGGTCGCGACCAGCATGATGCCGCCGAGTTTCCAAATCAGGGCTAGGTTTTGGCCGACGATGCCATCGTTGATGATGTCCGCGTTCAGAGTCGGCAGCCACAGGCTGGCTAAACATTGCACGACCTGGGCAATAATCACAATCACCAGGAAGGCCCAACGCCGCGGCATGTGCTCTCGCCACAGCTTTAACAGCATCAGGACCTCCGGGATTAGTTAAATATTTTAAAAAAACCAGTAGTCAGTTTGGCACAAATTCACGGGGGACGCACAACTTCGCTTTTTCGCTGAAACTGGCATACATTTCCCGAGGCTTCGGGCAAGAGCTCCTCAGGGCGGTTAGAATGAAAAGGTCACGTCACCGGGAAAGACCCCGAGAAGCGATTGAATAGGAATTTATGAGCGAGAACGCCACATACGAACAAATGCTGGCCCAGATTGACCCCAGAATCGGGGTGGAGTACGTGTTCGCCAGCGTCACCGAGCTGCCACCGGACGTGGAGCCGGTCGCGTTGATTCGCGAACCGGAAGGTATCACTATCGGGGTGACTTTGGAAGAAGCCGCCCGCGCCGGTCTCAGCACTGACGATCCCTACACGATTATTACCCTGTCAGCGCCGGGATCCTTGGACGTGGTGGGGTTAAACTCGGGGATTGCCCAAGTGCTGTCCTCCCGCTCCATTCCGGCAAACATTTTTTCAGGAATCTATCACACCCATATTTTTGTGCCGTCCAAGCTGGCGGCCGAGGCCAAAGCCGTACTCGAAGACGTGTCCGGCCAAGCCAAAGCCTGGCTCAATATGTAAGCTCAGGCACCAACCCCAAAGGAATACTGTTCATAATGAAGGATAAAAACCCTCTCCTACTGAATCCTGACCCGATGGATCGGATGGCAGACGGCACCATCAAACAGCGCAATCCCTTGACCGGGACCCAAGTGTGGACCGTGACGAGCCGCGGGAAACGACCCCACTCCCACCGACGCGTTCTACTCGACCGACCACGGCTACTGCTTCCCTCCGAGTTCACCAACGCCTGCGCCTTTTGCGCGGACCGGTACTTCGACACCCCACCGGAAAAATCCCGATTGGTCAAAGGCTTGGACTCCAAGTTCCACATCATTGAGGGCCTACCCGCCGCCTCCATGCACGACATGGTGGCGGAGTTTCGGCGGATTCCCAACCTTTTTGAGATTGTTTCCTACGACTACTGGCACGAAAACCACAACCACTACCCCACCGAGGCCCAGAATCGGCGCATGGCTGACTACCTGGCTTCTGCCGAGGGGTATGACCACGTTTTGCACGTGGTGAAAATGCGCCTGGAGGCTTCCGGTGAGGACCATCTGGAAACAATCCCCGATGATGCTTTGCTGCAATACGCCAACGGTCTGTTTGCTGGAGGGCATGACGTTATCGTGGCACGGCGTCACTACGTGGACGGGGCGACCCGGACGGATCAAAACGCTTCAGCCGGGACCTTGAGCGTTGCGGAACACCGTGCCTACATCGGCTACACCATCGCCGCTCTGAAAGATTTATACAACTTGAATCCCGCCGTGAAATACGTCACCGCTTTCCAAAATTGGTTGAAACCGGCCGGGGCGTCCTTTGACCACCTGCATAAACAGCTGGTGGCGGTGGACGAATACGGGGTCCAGATTGAAGCCGAAGCGGCGCGCGTGGCAGCAAACCCAGCCATCTACCGGCAAATCCTGCACTATGTGGGCCACCGGCAAATGATGATTCTGGGCAACGATTACGCGGTAGGGTTCGCTGATTTCGGTCACCGCTATCAGACCATCGCGGTCTGGCCGTTGGGACCGGCGCTGCTGCCGTGGGAATACACTCGCGAACAGGTTGATGGGATTTCTGACGTGTTGCACGCGCTGCACTGTGCGGTCGGGCCCGCGGTGCCCACCAACGAAGAGTGGTATCACCGACCTGTTGACCTCGATGTCCCCATGCGGTTCCGCATCCTGTTAAAGCAGCGCACCTCGACCCTGGCAGGTTTCGAAGGCTCCACCCGGATTTACCTCAACTCGGTCGACCCGTGGACGTTGCGTGACGAGATGGTGGAACTGCTTGAGAAAAAGCGCGAACAAGGTCTCATCGCACCCTCGCTGCGGCTGGGCAACGAATACCGCCTGCCAAAGAATCCCTTGGGGGAATAGCCTGTTCCACCCCGCGCGACCGCACCGGCAAAACCCGCGGCGGTACTCTCGACCGAACCGAGGCCTGACCCGATAACATGGAGGGGACGCTGTTGTTTGGCGTAAACCTGACAAGGATTTAAGGAGAAAACGTGGACATCGGACAAAAAGTTGTGAATGTGGCGGCTGTGGCCGCGGCCGGTCTGGTCAGCGACAACATCGTCAGGTTGGGATGGAGGATGGCCACCGGAGCCAATCCCCCCAAGGACGATGACATAGAGGTCGGATTGGCTCAAGCCATCGTTTTCGCGGTTCTTTCCGGGGTTTTGTTAGCGATTATCAGGCGTTTCACCGTGCGTACCGCCAGTCAGTGGTGGATTAATAAACACGGCGAAGCCGGCATCGAACGCGTCTAGGGGCGCCAAAGTTCGGGTTCGGACTCAGAGGGAAACGACAAAATCGTCCTGGTCAATGACGACCCCGTTAGTCGCTTCGGCCAGCTCCCTGGCTACAGCTTCGATGGCGTCAATGACGGTCAGCCGGTCCAGGCGCATCGCCCGTTTCAGTTTACTTTCCTCAGTGATGGTGATTTCCGGGGCCATCCAGGAAATGGCGTAGCTCACGCAGCCGTCTTCGGCATGTCCCAAGGCCGGAGGGATAGCGGTTTCTCCCTGCACCACTACGTGAACAGATGATTTCTGGGTCACGTCAGCAGCAATCGCGTAAGCGTCGACCATCATGGGCATGGACATAGCGGCCTCATCGTAGGCTTCCGCTTCCGCGTGTAGCCACGCCCGTTCATCCGGGCTGACTCCGGCTTGAATGCGGGAGCGCAATCCGTCGGGGTCATAGTTGGCGCGCTCCTCAGGGGTGGTCAGTCGAGGTGCTTTCGGCCCCGAGCGGCGCTGTGTCTGTTCAGTTTCATTTCCCATCAGCAGGGTTGCGATAGGCAAAGCTCGCTGCACCACCTGGAGGCAAGCCGCGGGTTCCAACCAAATTTCGGACAAAACCCGCAGATTCACCGCGGAATCCGGATCTGGGACAATGATGGGACCAGTCGAGAACCGCAAGGCGCCAGCCAAACGCCGCGCTATACGCCGTAGCCCTTGCAAGACTTCCAGTTCCAGCCCTTCCGGGCCGCCTTCGCGAAACGCATCCCACAAGGGGTCACTGCCCTGTAGCCACTGCGGCACCGGTTTCCCACGCAAGGCGGGAACCCCCGCCAAATACGCGAACTTCAGGCGGCTGGGCAGCCCCAAACCCACAATCGCCTCGGGCGTCAAATCCCAAGGACCGGTCAGATACGCCTCTTTTTTCAGCTCCAAAAGCCCTGGCCCCAGGCGGGAACACTCGGTCCAGATTTGGCCTGCCAGAATGTCGATTTCTTCGGGCTGCACGTCATCGGCTACCGCCAGCAAGTGAAAAGGCTCGGCGTCTGACAAATCCAAGGAATCGTGGCGATTGGCCGGTGACAACATGGTTATCTTCCTTCCAAAGAGTGGTCTGCGGGGTCGTTACCGGGCAGCGCTACCGGGGCGGCACGTCTGGGTCGCGGAGGGGCAAGCACGGCGGTGTTTCACGGCGTTTGTTCACCGCGCCCGCAACGGGGAAAAACGATTCACAGTTCCGTGTCGGGGTGTGGTACAGCCACAATCCCGCGCCCTTCCGGGACCTCTACCCGACTGAAGTTCAGGTATGAACGCGAGGCGGTAGGGCCGCGCTGACCCTGGTAGCGAGAGCCTTTCGCGCCGGAACCGTAGGGAGCCTCGGCCGGGGAGGACATCTGGAAGAAACACAGCTGACCGATTTTCATCCCCGGGTACAGGGCAATCGGCATAGTCGCCGTGTTGGACAGCTCGAGGGTGATATGGCCGGTAAAGCCGGGATCGATGAACCCCGCGGTCGAGTGGGTTAGCAATCCCAGACGTCCCAGCGAGGATTTCCCTTCCAAGCGCGCCGCGACATCCTCAGGCAAGGTCACGTGTTCAAAAGTGGAACCCAACACGAACTCTCCCGGGTGCAAAATGAGCGGCTTGTCACCGGTATCCACCAGGCGGGTCAGCTCAGTTTGCTCTTTCGACGGATCAATCAAGCCATATTTGTGGTTATCGAACAGGCGAAAGTACCGGTCCAGACGAATGTCCACCGAGGCAGGCTGCACAGCATCAGGATCCCACGGGTCAAGCACCACCTTGCCCTGTTCCACCAAGGCACGAATATCACGGTCGGAAATCAGCATGGTTACTTCCTTTGTGGCTACTGTGCCGGTTGGGCGTCCACGATTTCGATATAGAACACGATGGTGTCATCGACACCGATACCGGCTTGAGGGTTGCCTCCGCTGGGTCCATAACCCAAGTCCGGGGGCACGCTAAGAATCAGCTTCGAGCCGACCTTCTGGCCGGTCAGGCCCTGGGTCCATCCGGGGATGACACGCGTCAACGAGAAGCTAATCGGATCTGTTCCGTGCAGGTAAGAAGCATCAAACAATTCGCCCTTGCCCCAAACCTGACCGGCATAGACGGCGGTGACGGTGTCGGTGGATTCAACAACTCGGCCGGTACCTTCCTGAACAATCCAGGCTGTGTTTTGAGCTGGCGGTTGCATATCTTTGGGGAAGCCAACCATCGGCTGGTTCTCGGGTCCAACAACTTGGGGACGGTCGCCCTCGACGACGGCAGCAGGGGTGGACTTGGGTTCTTCAGGAGTGGGGGTGGCAGAGTTGGACGCAGCCGGGCTCTGGCTGGCAGCCTGGTCTTTGGCCTGAGTGGAGCAGGCGCTCAAGCTCAGAGTCAACGCCGCGGCACCAGTGAGGAGGAACAGTTTAGGAACAATTTTCAAAGTCATGGTTACACCCTAGCGGAAAAACAGTGATTAACATGCATAAATCACATCGGGCGAAGCTCCCAGTGACAGGGTTTCTCTAAGCCTCACTCAGCGATTAGTCCTAACAATTTCATTTAGCCCTAATGAAAAGGGCAAAGCCATTACAATGATTTGACCGCATATTGAGACCCAACCAGGAGGTTATATGTCTACCCCTCATATTGCTGCCGAACCCTGGGATTTCGCTCCCGCCGTATTGATGCCCGGCGACCCGAAGCGAGCCGAAAAAATCGCCCACACTCTGATGAGTGACGCCAAAATGGTCACCGACGTGCGTTCCATGCTGGGCTTTACCGGCACCTATCAAGGCAAACCGCTGTCGGTCATGGGGTCGGGCATGGGTCAACCCTCCCTAACTATCTACGCCACAGAACTGTTCAAGTTCTTTGGTGTTGAGCGCATTATTCGGGTAGGTACCTGCGGTTCTATCTCTCCCCTGGCGGGAGTCGGGGACACGGTGGTGGCCATGGGCGCCCACACTGACTCTCACATCAACGTGGCGCGTTTCCCCGAGATTACCTTTGCTCCGTGCGCCTCGTGGTCCTTGCTTTCGGCCGCCATGAAAGCGGTTGACGAACTGCCCGAGGCCGACCGCAACCGAGTTCACGTCGGGACCGTGTTCTCTGAGGACCATTTCTATTTCAAAGTTCCGGGTTTGTTGGAACGCTTGCGCGCCTATGGCACCCTCGCCCTAGAGATGGAAACCGCTGCTCTCTATGGAGTTGCTGCCGAATTCGGTCGTGAGGCCCTGACGGTGCTGACCGTATCGGATAGTTTGCTAGACCATTCCCAGGACATGACTCCGGAGCAACGCGAAACGAAGTTTGCCAACACGCTGGCTCTGGCCACCGCGGCCGCCCTGTGCTAAAGACCCGCCGCACTGACGTCCTTCTGAACTGGCGGAACTTCCTAAAACTAACGGAACGCCCTAGTCAATCCGGTCAATAATCAAAGGCCCTGCCCCGGCAAAGGTGTCCGAGATTTCCCAACCGCCTTCCAGCGCCGCCAGCGCCCGTTCAAAGCGCTGCGGCTCGTCAGCGTGCAGGGTAAACAGGGTTTGACCTGCCTGTACCCGGTCGCCCGGCTTGGCGTGTAGGGTTATTCCTGCACCCAAGGACACTGCCTCGCCCGGACGGGCTCGCCCAGCACCGGTACGCCACGAAGCAACCCCGACTGCCAGCGCGTCCAGGCGGCTGAGCACACCGCTGCGCTCTGCCTTCACTTCGCAATGTTCCCGCGCCGAAGCTAGGGGTGCGTCGGGGTCTCCACCTTGGGACCGAATCATTTCCCGCCAGGTGTCCATCGCGGCTCCCGAAGCCAAAGCCGCGCTAGGATCGGCATCGGGCTGACCCGCGGCCGTCAACATTTCCTTTGCCAAAGCGACCGTGAGCTCTACCACGTCGGCGGGACCTCCGCCTGCCAACACTTCCACCGCTTCGGCGACTTCCCCCGCATTGCCGACTTCCCGGCCTAGTGGGGTCGACATATCGGTGAGCAGGGCCACCGTGTGAGTGCCGGCATCTTTACCCAAAGTCACCATGGTTTGCGCCAGCTCGCGGGCTTGAGACAGCTCTTTCATGAAAGCCCCGGAACCGACCTTGACATCCAATACCAGAGCGGCGGAGCCTTCCGCAATCTTCTTTGACATAATCGAGGAAGCAATCAGCGGGACACAATCAACTGTGCTGGTCACATCCCGCAGGGCGTAGAGTTTCCGGTCCGCCGGAGCCAGCCCTGCCCCGGCCGCACATATGACCGCCCCGCAGCCGGTTCCCAGAATCTCGGTAATCCGCTCATTGCTCAGCTCAGCCTGCCAACCGGGGATGGCCTCCAGCTTGTCCAAGGTACCGCCCGTGTGTCCCAAGCCGCGCCCGGAAAGCTGCGGTACGGCCACCCCGAAACTCGCTACCAGCGGCGCGAGCGGCAAGGTAATCTTGTCCCCTACCCCGCCGGTGGAATGTTTATCCGCGGTGGGCCGCGGCAGGGAGCCAAAATCCAGGCGTTGCCCGGAGTCAATCATCGCTTGAGTCCAGTCGAAAATCTCGCGCTGATTCATGCCCTTGAGGAACACCGCCATCGCCAGGGCCGCCATCTGTTCACTGGTGACCCAGTCGCGGGTGTAGGCATCGATGACCCACTCAATCTGAGCGGTAGACAGTTCCTGACCATCGCGTTTGGTCCGAATCACATCGACAGCATCAAAAGGTTCCACCATGATTTTTTCCTTTCCGAGGTTTAGCTCAAAAATTCCGGCCCGAATGATTCCGGGAGGATTTCCTGAAACGGCCGGCGTCCGGCGGGGGTTTCAATGACCAGTTCCGGGCTGGCGTGTTCACGCAACAGCTGGCGGCACCGCCCGCAAGGGACAGTGAGGACAGGAGTTTGCCCTTCAGGGTTGCCGTAGCACAGGAAAGCCACTAACTTGCCCCCGCCACTGAGAGTGAGCTGGGATATCAGTCCGCATTCCGCGCACAGACCCAATCCGTAGCTGGCGTTTTCGCTGTTGCATCCCGTGACGATGCGACCAGCCTCGGTCAGCGCCGCCGCTCCCACCCGGTAGTGCGAGTAGGGGCAATAGGCATGGGTTTGGGCCTCCCGTGCGGCGACATGGAGACGTTCCCAGTCAGTTTCGCTCAACATTATTTCCTCTTTCCACAGTTTTGCCGGTGTGTGGGTTAGAGCGGATACGGTTTGCCTTCCATCGCTGGAGGACGTACCCGCCCTACGAATCCCGCGACCGCCAGAATTGTGACGATGTAAGGAATCATCAACAGGAAATCGGTCGGGATGGGTGAGTTCACGGACTGCATCACATAACCCAAAGCAGTGGCGAAACCGAACAGGAGCGAAGCCGCCACGGCGCCCTTCGGATTCCACTTGCCCAAAATCATCGCTGCCAGGGCGATAAAACCGTTGCCCGCGGCCATATCCTTTGAAAAGGCCAGACCCGCACCGACAGTGAAGTAGGCGCCGCCCAGACCAGCCAAAGCTCCACCCAACAACACATTGCGCCAGCGGTACAGATTCACGTTGATACCCACGGTGTCCGCAGCTTTCGGATGCTCCCCGCACGCCCGTGAACGCAGCCCCCACCGGGAGCGGAACAGGGCGAAATTCAGCACAATTACCGCCAAGTACATGAGATAGACCAGCAGGGATTGTTTGAACAGGACCGGCCCGATAATGGGGATGTCCGACAGCACGGGAATAGCCAGGGATTTCAATGGCATCGGACGGTTCAAAGTGTTTTCGTTGAACTTTAGCCAGGTCGAATACAGGAACGAGGTCAAGCCCACCACCAGCATATTCAACACGACACCGACGATAATGTGGTCCACCCGGTATTTGACGGTGAACAAGGCGAGGAGCACCGCCACCAAGGCCCCGGCGATAGGGGCGCCCACCAGCCCCAGGTAGGGCGAGGAAGTAGCCGAAGCGACAACTGCCGCCAGGAAAGCCCCTAACAGGAGCTGGCCTTCAATAGCGATGTTGATTACGCCGGTGTGTTCGCAAACCAGACCGGAGAGGGAACCAAAAACGAGGGGGATGGCCAGGGCGAGGGTCGACTGCAGCAGCGAGACTAGGGGCATCACAGAGCCTTCGCGTCCCGCTACGACAAACAGCAGCAGAGCCATGAGAAAGAACATCCCGCTCAGACCGGCAATCCACCCCGGAGCTTTCCCGTGACGCAGCGTCAGCCAAGTCGCCGCCACCGAGCCCGCCACACACGCAACGGTCAGAATCAGAATCGTTGGCTGTGCCGGAAGATCAACATTGCCAGTCGGGAACCATGTCGTCGCATTCTGGAAAGACACCACCGACACTCCGCGTGCACTCAGCCCCATCACGGCACACAGTACACTCATGACCCAGGCGGAAACAGACCAGCGCCAATCTTTACGCAGCCTGACTTTTTCCGTGTTTTCCTGACGGTCGGCGCGGCTTTTTTCTAACAGATTTTCACTCAGGTTCATCGGTCTGCCTCCTTTCCTTCACAAGGTTCTTCTGGCGGGGTAAGCGGCTCGCTTTCAGCCGTTTCGTGGGGACTTTCCCCAGTAACCAGGGCTGGTTCTGCGGCAACGGTCGCGTTTTCGACAGTGATTTTCTGAGGGTCGGGAAGTCGGAAAATCCACCGAATCAACGGCGGGGCTGCGATGAGCAAGACGATCACCGCTTGGGACACCGAGACGATGTCCACCGGGATGCCGGCCGCAGCC
This region includes:
- a CDS encoding ACT domain-containing protein, translating into MSENATYEQMLAQIDPRIGVEYVFASVTELPPDVEPVALIREPEGITIGVTLEEAARAGLSTDDPYTIITLSAPGSLDVVGLNSGIAQVLSSRSIPANIFSGIYHTHIFVPSKLAAEAKAVLEDVSGQAKAWLNM
- a CDS encoding DUF4921 family protein, with amino-acid sequence MKDKNPLLLNPDPMDRMADGTIKQRNPLTGTQVWTVTSRGKRPHSHRRVLLDRPRLLLPSEFTNACAFCADRYFDTPPEKSRLVKGLDSKFHIIEGLPAASMHDMVAEFRRIPNLFEIVSYDYWHENHNHYPTEAQNRRMADYLASAEGYDHVLHVVKMRLEASGEDHLETIPDDALLQYANGLFAGGHDVIVARRHYVDGATRTDQNASAGTLSVAEHRAYIGYTIAALKDLYNLNPAVKYVTAFQNWLKPAGASFDHLHKQLVAVDEYGVQIEAEAARVAANPAIYRQILHYVGHRQMMILGNDYAVGFADFGHRYQTIAVWPLGPALLPWEYTREQVDGISDVLHALHCAVGPAVPTNEEWYHRPVDLDVPMRFRILLKQRTSTLAGFEGSTRIYLNSVDPWTLRDEMVELLEKKREQGLIAPSLRLGNEYRLPKNPLGE
- a CDS encoding DUF4235 domain-containing protein, producing the protein MDIGQKVVNVAAVAAAGLVSDNIVRLGWRMATGANPPKDDDIEVGLAQAIVFAVLSGVLLAIIRRFTVRTASQWWINKHGEAGIERV
- the dcd gene encoding dCTP deaminase → MLISDRDIRALVEQGKVVLDPWDPDAVQPASVDIRLDRYFRLFDNHKYGLIDPSKEQTELTRLVDTGDKPLILHPGEFVLGSTFEHVTLPEDVAARLEGKSSLGRLGLLTHSTAGFIDPGFTGHITLELSNTATMPIALYPGMKIGQLCFFQMSSPAEAPYGSGAKGSRYQGQRGPTASRSYLNFSRVEVPEGRGIVAVPHPDTEL
- a CDS encoding FKBP-type peptidyl-prolyl cis-trans isomerase translates to MTLKIVPKLFLLTGAAALTLSLSACSTQAKDQAASQSPAASNSATPTPEEPKSTPAAVVEGDRPQVVGPENQPMVGFPKDMQPPAQNTAWIVQEGTGRVVESTDTVTAVYAGQVWGKGELFDASYLHGTDPISFSLTRVIPGWTQGLTGQKVGSKLILSVPPDLGYGPSGGNPQAGIGVDDTIVFYIEIVDAQPAQ
- the deoD gene encoding purine-nucleoside phosphorylase, yielding MSTPHIAAEPWDFAPAVLMPGDPKRAEKIAHTLMSDAKMVTDVRSMLGFTGTYQGKPLSVMGSGMGQPSLTIYATELFKFFGVERIIRVGTCGSISPLAGVGDTVVAMGAHTDSHINVARFPEITFAPCASWSLLSAAMKAVDELPEADRNRVHVGTVFSEDHFYFKVPGLLERLRAYGTLALEMETAALYGVAAEFGREALTVLTVSDSLLDHSQDMTPEQRETKFANTLALATAAALC
- a CDS encoding thymidine phosphorylase translates to MVEPFDAVDVIRTKRDGQELSTAQIEWVIDAYTRDWVTSEQMAALAMAVFLKGMNQREIFDWTQAMIDSGQRLDFGSLPRPTADKHSTGGVGDKITLPLAPLVASFGVAVPQLSGRGLGHTGGTLDKLEAIPGWQAELSNERITEILGTGCGAVICAAGAGLAPADRKLYALRDVTSTVDCVPLIASSIMSKKIAEGSAALVLDVKVGSGAFMKELSQARELAQTMVTLGKDAGTHTVALLTDMSTPLGREVGNAGEVAEAVEVLAGGGPADVVELTVALAKEMLTAAGQPDADPSAALASGAAMDTWREMIRSQGGDPDAPLASAREHCEVKAERSGVLSRLDALAVGVASWRTGAGRARPGEAVSLGAGITLHAKPGDRVQAGQTLFTLHADEPQRFERALAALEGGWEISDTFAGAGPLIIDRID
- a CDS encoding cytidine deaminase; translated protein: MLSETDWERLHVAAREAQTHAYCPYSHYRVGAAALTEAGRIVTGCNSENASYGLGLCAECGLISQLTLSGGGKLVAFLCYGNPEGQTPVLTVPCGRCRQLLREHASPELVIETPAGRRPFQEILPESFGPEFLS
- a CDS encoding ABC transporter permease, producing the protein MNLSENLLEKSRADRQENTEKVRLRKDWRWSVSAWVMSVLCAVMGLSARGVSVVSFQNATTWFPTGNVDLPAQPTILILTVACVAGSVAATWLTLRHGKAPGWIAGLSGMFFLMALLLFVVAGREGSVMPLVSLLQSTLALAIPLVFGSLSGLVCEHTGVINIAIEGQLLLGAFLAAVVASATSSPYLGLVGAPIAGALVAVLLALFTVKYRVDHIIVGVVLNMLVVGLTSFLYSTWLKFNENTLNRPMPLKSLAIPVLSDIPIIGPVLFKQSLLVYLMYLAVIVLNFALFRSRWGLRSRACGEHPKAADTVGINVNLYRWRNVLLGGALAGLGGAYFTVGAGLAFSKDMAAGNGFIALAAMILGKWNPKGAVAASLLFGFATALGYVMQSVNSPIPTDFLLMIPYIVTILAVAGFVGRVRPPAMEGKPYPL